Proteins found in one Oryza glaberrima chromosome 4, OglaRS2, whole genome shotgun sequence genomic segment:
- the LOC127771141 gene encoding trihelix transcription factor ASR3-like produces MSGGGEGSGRAPRLPRWTRQEILVLIEGKRVVEGRGRGRGRGGGGAAAAEPTKWAAVAEYCRRHGLERGPVQCRKRWSNLAGDYKKIREWERSLSSPSSSSSAAGMGKEVSFWAMRNDARRERRLPGFFDREVYDILEGRGGGNAAAAAAAGKEGEEEKAAVFDSGRAAAGGGGGGGDDGLFSSSEEEEDDDEATPPATTPAAAPAPPPAPAPAVPVLTSEKKSDPPRQDASEQAGTSRAKQPEQIVEDSPAQGAHKRQRSDDASGEAPDLQGQLIEILDRSSRMVAAQLEAQNINCQLDREQRKDQVSSLLGVLGKVADALYRIADKM; encoded by the exons ATgtctggcggcggcgaggggtcgGGGAGGGCGCCGCGGCTGCCGAGGTGGACGAGGCAGGAGATACTGGTGCTGATAGAGGGGAAGCGGGTGGTGGAGGggcgagggagggggagggggcggggcggcggcggcgccgccgccgcggagccgaccaagtgggcggcggtggcggagtaCTGCCGGCGGCACGGGCTGGAGCGGGGCCCCGTGCAGTGCCGGAAGCGGTGGAGCAACCTCGCCGGCGACTACAAGAAGATCAGGGAGTGGGAGCGCtcgctgtcgtcgccgtcgtcgtcgtcgtcggcggcggggatggggaAGGAGGTGTCGTTCTGGGCGATGCGCAACGAcgcgcggcgggagcggcggctgcCGGGGTTCTTCGACCGGGAGGTGTACGACATACTcgagggccgcggcggcggtaatgcggcggcggcggcggcggcggggaaggagggggaggaggagaaggcggcggtgtTCGACAgcggccgcgccgcggccggcggcggcggcggcggcggggatgatgGGCTCTTCTCGTCgtcggaggaagaggaggacgacgacgaggcgaccccgccggcgaccacccCGGCCGCTGCCCCGGCCccacctccggctccggcgccggcggtgcccGTCCTGACATCCG AGAAGAAGAGTGATCCACCTAGGCAAGATGCCTCAGAGCAAG CGGGGACGTCCAGAGCCAAGCAACCGGAACAAATTGTCGAGGACTCACCAGCTCAGGGCGCGCACAAGCGGCAGCGCAGCGACGACGCCTCAGGAGAAGCCCCTGATCTGCAGGGGCAGCTGATCGAAATCCTAGACCGGAGCAGCCGGATGGTTGCAGCCCAGCTGGAGGCGCAGAACATCAACTGCCAACTGGACAGGGAGCAGAGGAAGGACCAAGTGAGCAGCCTGCTTGGTGTGCTTGGCAAGGTGGCTGATGCCCTATACAGAATCGCTGATAAGATGTAG
- the LOC127771140 gene encoding uncharacterized protein LOC127771140, which yields MAAGGGGGGGGGGGEGFEERVKRLFGSRLFDDVPGSSFPAASWSVAAGDVERRRWAKPSEARDEEEAREGADAADRGDTPCASAFYDDNGCLRAGTRRRRRSKQEEFEGDLDEEDEEEEEEEEEEEERGGGGGKQQQEEDEEGVRVSIGLDPTLDREEEEDKYDREAFGREDAADRVYMNEIMDDGINMSINTVVPDILDDSVEEIHRFSRDPRADMGAASARLKEYDSSAKGGTCSLAQPNEFPSGGIQAMKTDDANVKPILKRKEEQGDSKPRKRVKFAADVKDQSAELPEQDEDSPMVPQSMDLVIGKDSSTPSESPGVPDYVKNPAKYTRYTLDTPECNDETNRRAFADLHDILRRMEPEPEVPPVEIPTSVTFIPRKKTVDAMTVDEGPKSNDANSSLIGLAAGASDETEQCEMDEDDPKALLPPQVQTNTKMNSRRYRSSRIDDE from the exons atggcggcgggaggtggtgggggaggaggaggaggaggaggggaggggttcGAGGAGCGGGTGAAGCGGCTGTTCGGGTCGAGGCTGTTCGACGACGTGCCGGGGTCGTCCTTCCCGGCGGCGTCGTGGTCGGTGGCGGCCGGGgacgtggagcggcggcggtgggcgaagCCGTCGGAGGcccgcgacgaggaggaggcgagggagggggccgacgccgccgaccgcgGGGACACGCCCTGCGCCTCCGCGTTCTACGACGACAACGGGTGCCTCCGCgcggggacgcggcggcggcggcggagtaaGCAGGAGGAGTTCGAGGGCGACCTCGAtgaagaagacgaggaggaggaggaggaggaggaggaggaggaggagaggggtggcggcggcggcaagcagcagcaggaggaggacgaggagggggTTAGGGTTTCTATCGGCCTCGACCCGACTCTGGATCGAGAG GAAGAAGAGGACAAGTATGACAGAGAGGCATTTGGTAGAGAGGATGCTGCGGACCGTGTATACATGAATGAAATCATGGATGATGGCATTAACATGAGCATCAACACTGTGGTGCCTGACATCCTTGATGATTCCGTTGAGGAGATCCACCGCTTCTCAAGGGATCCCAGAGCAGATATGGGTGCGGCATCCGCAAGACTCAAGGAGTACGATAGTTCAGCTAAAGGTGGCACGTGTTCTCTAGCTCAGCCAAATGAATTCCCAAGTGGCGGGATACAAGCAATGAAAACCGATGATGCTAACGTGAAACCTATACTGAAGCGGAAGGAGGAGCAAGGCGATTCAAAGCCAAGGAAACGTGTCAAGTTTGCCGCTGATGTTAAAGACCAATCGGCAGAGCTGCCTGAACAGGATGAAGATTCTCCCATGGTTCCTCAATCCATGGATTTGGTCATAGGGAAGGACTCATCCACTCCATCTGAGTCTCCTGGGGTTCCTGACTATGTTAAGAACCCTGCAAAGTATACACGTTACACTCTGGACACTCCAGAATGTAACGATGAAACTAACAGGAGAGCTTTTGCCGACCTGCATGATATATTAAGGAGAATGGAACCAGAGCCTGAGGTACCACCAGTTGAGATACCTACTTCAGTTACGTTCATCCCACGGAAGAAGACAGTCGATGCAATGACAGTAGATGAGGGTCCCAAATCCAATGATGCAAACTCATCTCTCATTGGTCTGGCGGCAGGTGCCTCTGATGAAACTGAGCAATGCGAAATGGATGAAGATGATCCTAAAGCATTGTTACCGCCACAGGTCCAAACCAACACGAAGATGAACTCCCGTCGTTACAGATCAAGTAGAATTGATGATGAGTAA
- the LOC127769862 gene encoding protein MHF1 homolog gives MDAEMDLLADEDGGEAERLEAAEAQADLLRDRLRLAVISIATSEGKKAGMEVSDPVVACIADLAYKTVEQLAKDVELFAQHAGRKSIKMEDVILTAHRNEHLMGLLRTFSQELKGKEPSSERKRKKSSKKDDNVMQI, from the exons ATGGACGCGGAGATggacctcctcgccgacgaagacggcggcgaggccgagagGCTGGAGGCCGCGGAGGCGCAGGCCGACCTCCTCCgcgaccgcctccgcctcgccgtcatCAGCATCGCCACCTCCGAAG GAAAGAAGGCGGGGATGGAGGTCTCCGACCCCGTCGTCGCCTGCATCGCCGATCTGGCCTACAAGACCGTAG AGCAGCTGGCTAAGGATGTTGAGTTGTTTGCACAGCATGCTGGTCGTAAATCCATCAAGATGGAAGATGTTATACTCACAG CACATAGAAATGAGCATCTGATGGGCCTCCTGCGGACATTTTCTCAAGAACTGAAGGGTAAGGAGCCTTCCagcgagaggaagagaaagaaatctTCAAAGAAGGACGACAACGTGATGCAAATCTGA
- the LOC127772264 gene encoding uncharacterized protein LOC127772264: MWCFPISCESFEPSGSQLLNRPRRIRLHRQALLLFRQADLPSLLSSYIVQVVIHYFDKQFAEFINSAAGAITVSYIMQLLTGRICIMCFLKRDNVLGVCKEHVTTWEGVFSSNICNTKYIQYTFHQWGRVV; the protein is encoded by the exons ATGTGGTGTTTCCCCATCTCATGCGAATCATTTGAGCCTTCCGGATCCCAACTCCTGAACCGTCCAAGGCGTATCCGTCTCCATCGTCAGGCGCTGCTGTTGTTTAGACAAGCTGATCTACCGTCTCTCCTTTCAAG TTACATAGTTCAAGTCGTCATTCATTACTTCGACAAACAGTTTGCCGAGTTCATCAACTCAGCTGCTGGGGCCATCACCGTCTCCTACATCATGCAGCTACTGACTG GGAGGATATGCATAATGTGCTTTTTAAAGAGGGACAATGTTCTAGGTGTTTGCAAAGAGCACGT GACTACTTGGGAGGGAGTTTTCAGCAGTAATATATGCAACACAAAGTATATCCAATATACTTTCCATCAGTGGGGAAGAGTAGTTTAG
- the LOC127770825 gene encoding myb-related protein Zm38-like: MNYLSPDLKRGNFTDDDDELTIKLHALLGNKWNTHIKRNLLSQGIDPQTHQPVNAGTSVAAASELTTTAITVGFPSLAVAPARGSSRRKKGRLGGIFLVVVAGGGGVSGGGRVSDGGELELRVEERREVVVAGQRQRGGQRLGGGAYGRGQRACFGWLGWGGCASALAHHRSAAPPVAALAHRRFTAALALCFSACGRSRPSPRSRSHPPLRCRARPLLLHPHLRAAPPAAGLPH; encoded by the exons ATGAACTACCTCAGCCCCGACCTCAAGCGTGGCAacttcaccgacgacgacgacgagctcacCATCAAGCTCCACGCCCTTCTTGGCAACAA GTGGAACACGCACATCAAGCGCAACCTCTTGAGCCAGGGCATCGATCCGCAGACACATCAGCCGGTTAACGCCGGGACCAGCGTTGCCGCGGCAAGCGAGCTGACTACGACGGCCATCACTGTCGGCTTCCCGTCcctggcggtggcgccggcgcgagggagctcgaggaggaagaagggaaggctGGGAGGGATCTTCCTTGTAGTCGTCGCTGGTGGCGGAGGGGTCTCTGGCGGAGGCCGAGTCAGCGACGGAGGTGAGCTCGAGCTCCGCGTCGAGGAGCGCCGCGAAGTCGTCGTTGCCGGTCAACGGCAACGAGGAGGACAACGACTTGGCGGTGGGGCTTACGGCCGAGGGCAAAGGGCGTGCTTTGGTTGGCTGGGGTGGGGTGGATGCGCCTCCGCGCTCGCCCACCACCGCTCCGCTGCTCCAcccgtcgccgcgctcgcccatCGCCGCTTCACCGCCGCACTCGCCCTCTGCTTCTCTGCCTGCGGCCGCTCTCGCccgtcgccgcgctcgcgctcACACCCGCCACTCCGCTGCCGCGCTCGCCCTCTGCTGCTCCACCCGCATCTGCGCGCTGCTCCGCctgccgccggcctccctcactga